A genomic region of Saccopteryx bilineata isolate mSacBil1 chromosome 1, mSacBil1_pri_phased_curated, whole genome shotgun sequence contains the following coding sequences:
- the RBMXL2 gene encoding RNA-binding motif protein, X-linked-like-2 — protein MVEADRPGKLFIGGLSPEIDEKTLEAEFGKYGRLIEVLLMKDRETSKSRGFAFVTFESPSDANAAVRDMNGKSLDGKAIKVAQATKPAFESSRRGPMPSSRSRGRPRGLRGARGGGVGPRRSPSRGGSADDGGYAGDFDMRSSRAPVPMKRGPPPRRAGPPPKRAAPSGLPRNSSGGGGGMRGRAPAARGRDGYGGPPRRDPPPSRRDPYGGSWEEGYSARDGYSSRDYPSARDSRDFAPSPREYTYRDYGHSSARDDFPSRGYGDRDGYGARGRDYADHSSGGSYRDPFESCGDPRSGNPARGPPPSYGDRGRYDEYRGCSPDAYGGRDGYGGSRSDRYARGRDRVHRADRGLPSSLERGCPPPRDSYSRSSRRVPRGGGRLGSRSERGGGRSRY, from the coding sequence ATGGTTGAAGCTGACCGTCCCGGGAAGCTCTTCATTGGCGGGCTCAGCCCCGAAATCGACGAGAAAACTCTCGAGGCCGAGTTCGGCAAATATGGCCGCCTCATCGAGGTGCTCTTGATGAAAGATCGAGAAACCAGCAAGTCCAGGGGCTTCGCGTTCGTCACCTTCGAGAGCCCCTCGGACGCCAACGCCGCCGTCAGAGATATGAACGGCAAGTCCCTGGATGGTAAGGCCATCAAAGTGGCCCAGGCCACCAAGCCGGCGTTTGAGAGCAGCCGGCGGGGTCCGATGCCGTCGTCGCGCAGTCGCGGCCGCCCAAGGGGCCTGCGTGGGGCCCGAGGGGGCGGTGTCGGGCCGCGGCGCTCCCCTTCCCGGGGTGGGTCCGCCGACGATGGCGGCTACGCGGGGGATTTCGACATGCGGTCCTCCAGGGCCCCGGTGCCCATGAAGCGCGGGCCTCCGCCGCGCAGGGCCGGGCCGCCCCCGAAGAGGGCCGCGCCGTCGGGCCTGCCCCGCaacagcagcggcggcggcggtggaATGCGCGGGCGGGCCCCGGCGGCGCGCGGGCGAGACGGCTACGGCGGCCCGCCACGCCGAGATCCGCCACCCTCTCGCCGGGACCCCTACGGGGGCTCCTGGGAGGAGGGCTACTCGGCCCGAGACGGCTACTCCAGCCGCGACTACCCGAGCGCCCGCGACTCCCGGGATTTCGCTCCCTCGCCCCGAGAGTACACCTATCGCGATTACGGCCACTCCAGTGCCCGCGACGACTTCCCATCGAGAGGCTACGGCGACCGAGACGGCTACGGGGCTCGCGGCCGCGACTACGCGGATCATTCCAGCGGAGGCTCCTACCGAGATCCCTTCGAGAGCTGCGGGGACCCGCGCAGCGGCAACCCTGCGCGGGGGCCCCCGCCATCTTACGGCGACAGAGGCCGCTACGACGAGTACCGGGGCTGCTCGCCCGACGCCTATGGAGGCCGCGACGGTTACGGCGGCAGCCGCAGCGACCGCTACGCGAGGGGCCGCGACCGCGTCCACCGAGCCGACCGCGGGCTTCCCTCGTCCCTGGAAAGGGGGTGCCCTCCGCCGCGCGATTCTTACAGCCGGTCGAGCCGTCGGGTCCCCAGAGGCGGAGGCCGCCTAGGAAGCCGCTCGGAGAGAGGGGGCGGCCGGAGCAGATACTGA